From the genome of Solidesulfovibrio carbinolicus, one region includes:
- a CDS encoding 3-dehydroquinate synthase, translated as MTVAIAQHIAPTFDFPVVFTRKAFDPANSVLADILAQAGAGPRKVGVVCDAGLVAADPGLPGRVTAYAAAHGDVMALVEAPLILPGGEAAKADFAVVQAVWELTFRGKLCRQSFVLAIGGGAFLDAAGFGAATAHRGVRLIRMPTTVLAQNDAGVGVKNGINYFGRKNYIGAFAPPYAVVSDHALLATLPRRDVLAGLAEAVKVALVRDPLFFARLVELAPRLAAGDDEALFEANVRCAEAHLQHIAGGGDPFELGSARPLDFGHWAAHALEEATRGELRHGEAVAVGIALDTLYSCRTGLLSRAEAEQALSLLDALGLAVWHPALADLDMAAAIEAFREHLGGRLHLSMLTGIGQRIEVHAVDAPQLEAARAELAGRQ; from the coding sequence ATGACCGTCGCCATTGCCCAGCATATCGCGCCCACGTTCGATTTTCCCGTGGTCTTCACCCGTAAGGCCTTTGACCCCGCCAATTCCGTCCTGGCCGACATCCTGGCCCAGGCCGGAGCAGGGCCGCGCAAAGTCGGCGTGGTCTGCGACGCCGGCCTGGTCGCTGCCGACCCCGGCCTGCCCGGCCGCGTCACCGCCTATGCCGCCGCCCACGGCGACGTCATGGCCCTGGTCGAAGCGCCGCTTATCCTGCCCGGGGGCGAGGCGGCCAAAGCCGACTTCGCCGTGGTCCAGGCCGTGTGGGAGTTGACCTTTCGGGGCAAACTGTGCCGCCAGTCCTTTGTGCTGGCCATCGGCGGCGGGGCCTTTCTCGACGCCGCCGGCTTCGGCGCGGCTACCGCCCACCGGGGCGTGCGGCTCATCCGCATGCCCACCACCGTCCTGGCCCAGAACGACGCCGGCGTGGGCGTCAAAAACGGCATCAACTATTTCGGCCGCAAGAACTACATCGGCGCGTTTGCCCCGCCGTACGCGGTGGTGAGCGACCATGCCCTGCTGGCCACACTGCCCCGCCGCGACGTGCTGGCCGGACTGGCCGAAGCGGTCAAGGTCGCCCTGGTGCGCGATCCGCTCTTTTTCGCCCGTCTGGTCGAGCTGGCCCCCAGGCTCGCCGCCGGCGACGACGAGGCGCTGTTCGAAGCCAACGTGCGCTGCGCCGAGGCCCATCTGCAGCATATCGCCGGCGGCGGCGACCCCTTTGAACTCGGTTCGGCCCGACCGCTCGATTTCGGCCACTGGGCGGCCCATGCCCTGGAAGAGGCAACCCGGGGCGAACTGCGCCACGGCGAGGCCGTGGCCGTGGGCATTGCCCTCGACACCCTCTATTCCTGCCGCACCGGCCTGCTCTCCCGGGCCGAGGCCGAACAGGCGCTGTCCCTGCTCGACGCCCTGGGACTGGCCGTGTGGCATCCGGCCCTGGCCGACCTGGACATGGCCGCGGCCATCGAAGCCTTCCGTGAACACCTCGGCGGCCGGCTCCATTTGTCCATGCTGACCGGCATCGGACAACGCATTGAAGTCCACGCCGTCGATGCGCCCCAACTCGAAGCCGCCCGCGCCGAACTGGCGGGGAGGCAATAA
- a CDS encoding efflux RND transporter periplasmic adaptor subunit encodes MTVSIFAKAARATVAMCLPFALAAALSGCATESSGQENAAAPPPPEIVAYAVKQADIPLEMAFMGQTAGSREVEVRARVGGILLRRNFEEGSRVRQGQLMFEIDPAPYQAALEQAKGSLAQAEASLAQAKRDAERMDKLFKGDVVARKDFDDSKTLVETGTAAVDAAKGKVREASLNLEWTKVTAPISGMTSKETRSEGSLVTTGSDGSLLTTMSRVDPIYVNFSMSGQEMMKIRKLRAEGKVVVDGGDFSVGLILPDGSRYPQLGRINFTDTQVDATTGVVKVRAEFSNPDGAVLPGQFVRVRLEGARFKDVLAVPQGAVLNTQMGAMVWTLDDKNQVAPRPVVLGEAVGNDYLVEQGLGAGERIIAEGVIKVRPGLTVRVRGEEPKQAQQPTAAQAAPQQAPKDAPAAAQNGEAAKAEAKENRS; translated from the coding sequence ATGACTGTCTCCATTTTCGCCAAGGCCGCGCGCGCAACCGTCGCCATGTGCCTGCCTTTTGCCCTGGCCGCCGCCCTGTCCGGCTGCGCCACCGAAAGCTCGGGCCAGGAAAACGCCGCCGCGCCGCCGCCGCCGGAAATCGTGGCCTACGCTGTCAAACAGGCCGACATCCCCTTGGAAATGGCCTTCATGGGCCAGACCGCCGGCTCCCGCGAGGTCGAGGTCCGGGCCAGGGTCGGCGGCATTTTGCTTCGCCGCAACTTTGAAGAAGGCTCACGCGTGCGCCAGGGCCAGCTCATGTTCGAGATCGACCCGGCCCCCTACCAGGCCGCCCTGGAACAGGCCAAGGGTTCCCTGGCCCAGGCCGAGGCCAGTCTGGCCCAGGCCAAGCGCGACGCCGAACGCATGGACAAGCTCTTTAAGGGCGACGTGGTGGCCCGCAAGGACTTCGACGACTCCAAGACCCTGGTGGAAACCGGGACCGCCGCCGTGGACGCGGCCAAGGGCAAGGTCCGCGAGGCTTCGCTTAATCTCGAATGGACCAAGGTCACGGCCCCCATTTCCGGCATGACCAGCAAGGAGACCCGCTCCGAAGGCAGCCTCGTCACCACCGGCTCCGACGGCAGCTTGCTCACCACCATGTCCCGGGTCGATCCCATCTATGTGAACTTCTCCATGTCCGGCCAGGAGATGATGAAGATCCGCAAGCTGCGGGCCGAGGGCAAGGTGGTCGTGGACGGCGGCGACTTCAGCGTGGGCCTGATCCTGCCCGACGGCTCGCGCTACCCCCAGCTAGGCCGCATCAACTTCACCGACACCCAGGTCGATGCCACAACCGGCGTGGTCAAGGTCCGGGCCGAATTCTCAAACCCCGACGGCGCGGTGCTGCCCGGCCAGTTCGTGCGGGTGCGCCTTGAGGGCGCGCGCTTCAAGGACGTCTTGGCCGTGCCCCAGGGCGCGGTGCTCAACACCCAGATGGGGGCCATGGTCTGGACGCTCGACGACAAGAACCAGGTCGCCCCGCGCCCGGTGGTCCTCGGCGAAGCCGTGGGCAACGACTACCTCGTCGAGCAGGGCCTTGGGGCCGGCGAACGCATCATCGCCGAAGGCGTGATCAAGGTGCGCCCGGGCCTGACCGTGCGTGTGCGCGGCGAGGAACCCAAGCAGGCCCAGCAGCCGACAGCAGCCCAGGCCGCCCCGCAACAGGCTCCCAAGGACGCCCCGGCCGCCGCCCAGAACGGCGAGGCCGCCAAGGCCGAGGCCAAGGAGAACCGTTCATGA
- the eboE gene encoding metabolite traffic protein EboE yields MEPVTYCTNIHPGESFGEICQGLWDHAPAVAAAVCPDRPFPVGLRLSGRASLECDAEAARAFAGELAARNLAVRTINGFPYGRFHDVPVKEAVYRPDWRDPERAAYALRLARLLTGWLPEGGTGAISTVPLGFRQGFPDEDLPAAYASLRGVLAALAGLYEETGRRIRLAVEAEPGCRIETTAEMAAFFEAVDAPPEHMAHLSVCYDCCHQALQYEDPAESLTLLAGRGIEVGQVQVSSALHLDGGDLTQLARFVEPVYLHQAVARLQGGELVRFDDLPQALAARLSGVESWRVHFHMPIFIESLPQCATTQAFLRQALPLFHPDTPLEVETYTWSVLPPELTAGGVTQSIIREIAWAEAARRA; encoded by the coding sequence ATGGAACCTGTCACCTACTGCACGAACATCCATCCCGGCGAGAGCTTTGGCGAGATTTGCCAAGGCTTGTGGGACCACGCCCCTGCGGTGGCCGCCGCCGTCTGCCCGGACCGGCCCTTTCCCGTGGGGCTGCGGCTGTCGGGCCGGGCCAGCCTGGAGTGCGACGCCGAGGCGGCCCGGGCCTTTGCCGGGGAACTGGCCGCCCGTAACCTGGCCGTTCGCACCATCAACGGCTTTCCCTACGGCCGCTTCCACGACGTGCCGGTCAAGGAGGCCGTCTACCGGCCCGACTGGCGCGACCCCGAGCGCGCCGCCTACGCCCTGCGTCTGGCCCGGCTCCTGACCGGCTGGCTCCCCGAGGGTGGAACCGGAGCCATCTCCACCGTGCCGTTGGGCTTTCGCCAAGGCTTTCCCGACGAGGACCTGCCGGCGGCCTACGCTTCTCTGCGCGGCGTCCTGGCCGCCCTGGCCGGGCTCTACGAGGAAACCGGTCGGCGTATCCGCCTGGCCGTGGAAGCCGAACCCGGCTGCCGCATCGAGACCACCGCCGAGATGGCCGCTTTTTTCGAGGCCGTGGACGCGCCGCCCGAGCACATGGCCCATTTGAGCGTCTGCTACGACTGCTGCCATCAGGCCCTGCAATACGAGGATCCGGCCGAGTCCCTGACCTTGCTCGCCGGGCGCGGCATCGAAGTGGGGCAGGTGCAGGTGTCTTCAGCCCTGCACCTCGACGGCGGCGATTTGACGCAACTGGCCCGTTTCGTGGAGCCTGTCTATCTGCATCAGGCCGTGGCCCGACTGCAGGGCGGCGAGCTGGTCCGGTTTGACGATCTGCCCCAGGCCCTGGCTGCGCGGCTTTCGGGGGTGGAATCCTGGCGTGTGCATTTCCACATGCCCATTTTCATCGAGTCATTGCCCCAGTGCGCCACCACCCAGGCCTTTTTGCGCCAGGCCTTGCCGTTGTTTCACCCGGACACGCCGCTGGAAGTGGAGACCTACACCTGGAGCGTGCTGCCGCCGGAACTGACGGCCGGGGGCGTCACGCAGTCCATCATCCGGGAGATTGCCTGGGCCGAGGCAGCCAGACGGGCCTGA
- the rfbD gene encoding dTDP-4-dehydrorhamnose reductase, which produces MSGDAKAPRAIVLGGLTGLVGRPLSRVMEEAGFAVLPTTRTILDPFDMEALAREIERFEATHVVNTVAYTAVDAAEDEADEAYRLNRDLPGRLARVCRKAGATLVHLSTDFVFDGSKGTPYVEDDAPNPESVYGASKLAGERAILDSGLEAFQILRTAWLYGPGKKNFVATILGLAKTREELKVVADQIGSPTYTLDLAGWIADLARTEAAGIFHAVGSGQASWCELAAEAVAASGLPCRVLPIPSDAYPQKAKRPPYSVLDNAKLAAAIGRAPRAWTITVREYVYELMQASA; this is translated from the coding sequence ATGAGCGGGGACGCCAAAGCCCCCCGCGCCATCGTGCTGGGCGGCCTGACCGGACTGGTCGGCCGCCCGCTGTCGCGGGTCATGGAAGAGGCGGGCTTCGCCGTGTTGCCGACCACGCGCACAATCCTCGACCCCTTTGACATGGAGGCCTTGGCCCGGGAGATCGAACGGTTCGAGGCGACCCATGTGGTCAACACCGTAGCCTACACCGCCGTGGACGCAGCCGAGGACGAGGCTGACGAGGCCTACCGCCTCAACCGCGACCTGCCCGGCCGGCTGGCCCGGGTCTGCCGCAAGGCCGGCGCGACACTGGTGCATCTGAGCACGGATTTCGTGTTCGACGGTTCCAAGGGCACGCCCTATGTCGAGGACGACGCGCCGAACCCGGAGTCGGTCTACGGGGCGAGCAAGCTGGCCGGCGAGCGGGCCATCCTGGATTCGGGGCTGGAGGCGTTCCAGATCCTGCGCACGGCCTGGCTCTACGGCCCGGGCAAGAAGAACTTCGTGGCCACCATCCTCGGGCTGGCCAAGACCCGGGAGGAACTCAAGGTGGTGGCCGACCAGATCGGTTCGCCCACCTACACCCTTGATCTGGCCGGCTGGATCGCCGATCTGGCCCGCACCGAGGCCGCCGGCATCTTCCACGCCGTAGGCTCGGGCCAGGCCAGCTGGTGCGAGCTGGCCGCCGAGGCCGTGGCCGCCTCGGGCCTGCCCTGCCGCGTGCTGCCCATCCCTTCCGACGCCTACCCGCAAAAGGCCAAGCGCCCGCCCTACTCGGTCCTGGACAACGCCAAGCTGGCCGCGGCCATCGGCCGCGCCCCCCGGGCCTGGACCATCACGGTGCGGGAATACGTCTACGAGCTGATGCAGGCGTCGGCCTGA
- a CDS encoding tRNA (cytidine(34)-2'-O)-methyltransferase: MIELVLVAPEIPQNAGSVARLCAAAKTPLHFVKPLGFSLADRYLKRAGLDYWPHVNLTVWEDFPSFAAARAGRRLVAATAGNRGHAVVPHHRFPFEADDILLFGTESSGLSEEVLAAAHRLVTIPIWGQVRSLNVANAASVVLYEALSRVGVLDAVAAPLEKSE; this comes from the coding sequence GTGATCGAACTGGTCCTTGTCGCCCCGGAGATCCCCCAGAACGCCGGCAGCGTGGCCCGGCTGTGCGCCGCCGCCAAGACGCCGCTGCATTTCGTCAAACCCCTGGGCTTCTCCCTGGCCGACCGCTACCTCAAGCGGGCCGGTCTCGACTACTGGCCCCACGTGAACCTGACGGTCTGGGAAGATTTCCCGTCCTTCGCCGCCGCCCGGGCCGGCCGGCGGCTGGTGGCCGCCACCGCCGGCAACCGGGGACACGCCGTCGTACCCCATCACCGTTTTCCCTTCGAGGCCGACGACATCCTGCTTTTCGGCACGGAATCAAGCGGCTTGTCCGAAGAGGTGCTGGCCGCCGCCCACCGGCTGGTCACCATCCCCATCTGGGGCCAGGTGCGCAGCCTCAACGTGGCCAACGCCGCCTCGGTGGTGCTCTACGAGGCGCTCTCGCGGGTCGGCGTTCTGGACGCCGTGGCCGCCCCTCTGGAAAAAAGCGAATAA
- a CDS encoding PaaI family thioesterase, translated as MDMQWFLDRDRFARMLGIRIVEARPGYAKTAMDLTDDHRNGAGVAHGGAIFSLADLAFAVASNAHGKLSLAVAASIAYVKAGLGSTLYAEATEISLGNKMATYAVTISNDMGDVIASFQGTVYRKDVPYTRETA; from the coding sequence ATGGACATGCAGTGGTTTCTCGACCGCGACCGGTTCGCCCGGATGCTTGGCATCCGCATCGTCGAGGCCCGGCCCGGCTACGCCAAGACGGCCATGGACCTCACCGACGACCATCGCAACGGGGCCGGCGTGGCCCACGGCGGGGCGATCTTCAGCCTGGCCGATCTGGCCTTTGCCGTGGCCTCCAATGCCCACGGCAAGCTGAGCCTGGCCGTGGCCGCCTCCATTGCCTACGTCAAGGCCGGCCTGGGTTCCACCCTCTACGCCGAGGCCACCGAAATTTCCCTGGGCAACAAGATGGCCACCTACGCCGTGACCATCAGCAACGACATGGGCGACGTCATCGCCAGCTTCCAGGGCACGGTCTACCGCAAGGACGTCCCCTACACCCGGGAGACGGCGTGA
- the rfbB gene encoding dTDP-glucose 4,6-dehydratase — protein MRLLVTGGCGFIGSNFIRDMLTRHEGISIVNLDLLTYAGNRQSLADVEAAFGGSRYHFVRGDIANSELALYLLEEHKIEAVVNFAAESHVDRSITDATPFVRTNVLGAQSLLDAARHYGVRRFVHVSTDEVYGTLGPDGKFSEATPLAPNSPYSASKAGADMLMRAAYETFGMDVVVTRCSNNYGPYQFPEKLIPLMFSKAMADEALPVYGDGLNVRDWIYVIDHCRGVELALMKGRPGEVYNFGGDAEKPNIEVVRTILAALGKPESLIRYVTDRPGHDRRYAMDFTKAARELGFAPAWDFTRGIAETMAWYRANGAWLDSVNSGAYRQFMASWYGERA, from the coding sequence ATGCGACTGCTCGTGACCGGAGGCTGCGGCTTCATCGGCTCCAACTTCATCCGCGACATGCTCACCCGCCACGAAGGAATCTCCATCGTCAACCTCGACCTGCTCACCTACGCCGGCAACCGGCAGAGCCTGGCCGACGTCGAGGCCGCTTTCGGCGGCTCGCGCTACCACTTCGTGCGCGGCGACATCGCCAACAGCGAGCTGGCCCTCTACCTCTTGGAGGAGCACAAGATCGAAGCCGTGGTCAATTTCGCGGCCGAATCCCACGTGGACCGCTCCATCACCGACGCCACGCCCTTTGTGCGCACCAACGTGCTCGGGGCCCAAAGCCTCCTCGACGCCGCCAGGCATTACGGCGTGCGCCGCTTCGTCCACGTCTCCACCGACGAGGTCTACGGCACGCTCGGGCCGGACGGGAAGTTCTCCGAGGCAACGCCCTTGGCTCCCAACAGCCCCTACTCGGCCAGCAAGGCCGGGGCCGACATGCTCATGCGGGCTGCCTACGAGACCTTCGGCATGGACGTGGTGGTCACCCGCTGCTCCAACAACTACGGCCCCTACCAGTTCCCGGAAAAGCTCATTCCGCTGATGTTCTCCAAGGCCATGGCCGACGAGGCCCTGCCGGTCTACGGCGACGGGCTCAACGTGCGCGACTGGATCTACGTCATCGACCACTGCCGGGGCGTGGAACTGGCCCTCATGAAGGGCCGGCCGGGCGAGGTCTACAACTTCGGCGGCGACGCGGAAAAGCCCAATATCGAAGTCGTGCGCACCATCCTGGCCGCCCTGGGCAAACCCGAAAGCCTCATCCGCTACGTCACCGACCGGCCCGGCCACGACCGCCGCTACGCCATGGACTTCACCAAGGCCGCCCGGGAGCTGGGCTTTGCTCCGGCCTGGGACTTCACCCGGGGCATCGCCGAGACCATGGCCTGGTACCGCGCCAATGGCGCATGGCTCGACAGCGTCAACAGCGGCGCTTACCGCCAGTTCATGGCTTCCTGGTACGGAGAACGGGCATGA
- a CDS encoding MarR family winged helix-turn-helix transcriptional regulator, which translates to MESSPSVAGPEQASESLPIALNDVARAWRSRLDERLRPLGLSSAMWAVIRRLATGQAALTQRELAEAVGIEGPTLVRLLDRLEQHGIARRVSDPRDRRIKRVELAEQARQNWDASLKAGLELSSELTRGISPKDLETTRTVLRTMLERL; encoded by the coding sequence ATGGAATCCTCTCCGTCTGTCGCTGGCCCCGAGCAGGCTTCGGAATCCCTCCCCATTGCCCTGAACGATGTAGCCCGGGCTTGGCGGTCCCGGTTGGACGAACGCCTTCGCCCCCTTGGCCTGTCGAGCGCCATGTGGGCCGTCATCCGCCGCCTGGCCACCGGCCAGGCGGCGTTGACCCAACGCGAGCTGGCCGAGGCCGTGGGCATCGAAGGCCCAACGCTGGTGCGCCTGCTGGACCGGCTGGAACAGCACGGCATCGCTAGGCGTGTGTCCGATCCCCGTGACCGGCGCATCAAGCGGGTGGAACTGGCCGAACAGGCCAGGCAGAACTGGGACGCCTCCCTGAAGGCCGGACTGGAGCTCAGCAGCGAACTGACGCGAGGCATCTCGCCCAAGGACCTCGAAACCACGCGCACGGTCCTGCGCACCATGCTCGAACGCCTCTAA
- a CDS encoding efflux RND transporter permease subunit, translated as MISRFFLGRPVFSIVISLVIVLAGLAAIRSLPIAQYPDIVPPEVNVTAVYPGASPEVIAATVAAPLEQQINGVDNMLYMRSTSSGDGTLSITVTFAVGTNPDQNTINVNNRVQAAQTTLPEEVRRQGVTVTKKSSNILQIIGFDSPTGRYDSVFISNYVLVNVLDELKRLPGVGDASIFGAKDYSMRVWLRPDKLAQLKLTPADVAAAISEQNAQFAAGRIGAEPTKPESPVALNYMVTTKGRLLTPEEFGDIILRAQPDGSLLRLKDVARVELGAKDYSSISKRNGSPTVNIGIFLAPGANALDTAERVTSKLKELSTRFPDGIIYSVPLDTTTFVRVSIEEVIHTLVEAMILVFLVVYLFLQNFRATLIPCLAVPVSIIGTFAGMQALGFTINTLTLFGMVLAIGIVVDDAIVVLENVERIMTKEKLPPREATAKAMEEVTGPVVAIVLVLCAVFVPVAFLGGLTGQMYKQFAITIAVSVVISGLVALTLTPALCASLLKPGHQEPNRFFRGFNRLFDAITAGYGAGVAFLLRRSAFAMLLFAGLCLGTGWLFKQVPGGLVPDEDQGYVIAVNILPDGTSLRATEGIADAMDAMNMQDPSVKDVIAITGLDLLSFTYRSNYGTIFMPLKPWKERPGEELSSFAVVKRIFGRGMALPKSFTLAFNPPAISGMSNTGGFEAYLQSRGEGDVKALAAMTEALVAEASKNPVLGRVATTFGANVPQLRIDLDREKAKALGVAVSDVYAAMQATFGAYYVNDFNKFGRTFKVQIQSEADFRDRPEDLRDVFVRSSKGEMIPLTALATIEKSTGPEVMERFNVFPAAKIMGQPAPGHTSGEALAAMEQAAAKVLPPEYTLAWTGSAYQEKAAQGSSALVFAMGIVMVILILAAQYERWTLPFAVVMAVPFALFGAIAAVYGRDLSNDIYFQIALVTLIGLAAKNAILIVEFAVLEVKAGKALAEAALSAAKLRFRPIIMTSLAFILGCLPLAVSTGAGANSRHAIGTGVIGGMLGATIIAPFFIPVFFKLIMGLGAWVQQITGKHVAKEQKAD; from the coding sequence ATGATTTCACGCTTTTTCCTGGGCCGACCGGTATTTTCCATCGTCATCTCGCTGGTCATCGTGCTGGCGGGTCTGGCGGCCATCAGAAGTCTGCCCATCGCCCAGTACCCGGACATCGTGCCGCCCGAGGTCAACGTCACGGCCGTCTACCCCGGGGCCAGCCCCGAGGTCATCGCCGCCACCGTGGCCGCGCCACTGGAGCAGCAGATAAACGGCGTCGACAACATGCTCTACATGCGCTCGACGAGCTCCGGCGACGGCACCCTGTCCATCACCGTCACCTTTGCCGTGGGCACCAATCCCGACCAGAATACGATCAACGTCAACAACCGCGTCCAGGCGGCCCAGACCACCCTGCCCGAGGAAGTCCGCCGCCAGGGCGTGACCGTCACCAAGAAATCCTCCAACATCCTCCAGATCATCGGCTTCGACTCGCCAACCGGCCGCTACGACTCGGTTTTTATCAGCAACTACGTGCTGGTCAACGTCCTTGACGAATTAAAGCGCCTGCCCGGCGTCGGCGACGCCTCCATCTTCGGGGCCAAGGACTATTCCATGCGCGTCTGGCTGCGGCCGGACAAGCTGGCCCAGCTCAAGCTCACCCCCGCCGACGTGGCCGCCGCCATCAGCGAGCAAAACGCCCAGTTCGCGGCCGGCCGTATCGGAGCCGAGCCCACCAAGCCCGAAAGTCCGGTGGCGCTCAATTACATGGTCACCACCAAGGGCCGGCTTTTAACCCCCGAGGAATTCGGCGACATCATCCTGCGCGCCCAGCCCGACGGGTCGCTTTTGCGCCTGAAGGACGTGGCCCGGGTGGAACTCGGGGCCAAGGACTACAGCTCGATTTCCAAGCGCAACGGCAGCCCCACCGTCAACATCGGCATCTTCCTGGCTCCCGGAGCCAACGCCCTGGACACAGCCGAACGCGTCACGAGCAAGCTCAAGGAACTCTCGACCCGCTTCCCCGACGGCATCATCTATTCGGTGCCCCTGGACACCACCACCTTTGTGCGCGTTTCCATCGAGGAGGTCATCCACACCCTGGTCGAGGCCATGATCCTGGTCTTTCTCGTGGTCTACCTCTTCCTGCAAAACTTCCGGGCCACGCTTATCCCCTGCCTGGCCGTGCCGGTCTCCATCATTGGCACCTTCGCCGGCATGCAGGCCCTGGGCTTCACCATCAACACCCTGACCCTGTTCGGCATGGTCCTGGCCATCGGCATCGTCGTGGATGACGCCATCGTGGTGCTCGAAAACGTCGAGCGCATCATGACCAAGGAGAAGCTGCCGCCCAGGGAAGCCACGGCCAAGGCCATGGAAGAGGTGACCGGGCCGGTGGTGGCCATCGTGCTGGTGCTGTGCGCCGTGTTCGTGCCGGTGGCGTTTTTGGGCGGCTTGACCGGCCAGATGTACAAGCAGTTCGCCATCACCATCGCCGTGTCCGTGGTCATCTCGGGCCTGGTGGCCCTGACCCTGACCCCGGCCTTGTGCGCCTCGCTGTTAAAACCCGGCCACCAGGAACCCAATCGGTTTTTCCGGGGCTTTAACCGCCTGTTTGACGCCATCACCGCCGGCTACGGCGCGGGCGTGGCCTTTCTGCTGCGTCGCAGCGCCTTTGCCATGCTCCTTTTCGCCGGCCTGTGCCTGGGCACGGGCTGGCTGTTCAAGCAGGTGCCCGGCGGGCTCGTCCCGGACGAGGACCAGGGCTATGTCATCGCCGTTAACATCCTGCCCGACGGCACGTCGCTGCGGGCCACCGAAGGCATCGCCGACGCCATGGACGCGATGAACATGCAGGACCCCTCGGTCAAGGACGTCATCGCCATCACCGGCCTCGATCTCTTGAGCTTCACCTACCGCTCCAACTACGGCACCATCTTCATGCCGCTTAAGCCCTGGAAGGAGCGCCCCGGCGAGGAGTTGTCCTCGTTTGCCGTGGTCAAGCGCATCTTCGGCCGGGGCATGGCCCTGCCCAAAAGCTTCACCCTGGCCTTCAATCCGCCGGCCATTTCCGGCATGTCCAACACCGGTGGCTTCGAAGCCTACCTGCAAAGCCGGGGCGAAGGCGACGTCAAGGCCCTGGCCGCCATGACCGAAGCCCTGGTGGCCGAAGCCTCCAAGAACCCGGTGCTGGGCCGGGTGGCCACCACCTTCGGGGCCAACGTGCCCCAGCTGCGCATCGACCTTGACCGCGAAAAGGCCAAGGCCCTGGGCGTGGCCGTCAGCGACGTCTATGCCGCCATGCAGGCCACATTCGGCGCGTATTACGTCAACGACTTCAACAAGTTCGGCCGGACCTTCAAGGTCCAGATCCAGTCCGAGGCCGACTTCCGCGACCGGCCCGAGGACCTGCGCGACGTGTTCGTGCGTTCCAGCAAAGGCGAGATGATCCCCTTGACCGCCCTGGCCACAATCGAAAAGTCCACCGGCCCCGAGGTCATGGAACGCTTCAACGTCTTCCCGGCCGCCAAGATCATGGGCCAGCCCGCCCCGGGCCACACCTCGGGCGAGGCCCTGGCCGCCATGGAGCAGGCCGCGGCCAAGGTGCTGCCGCCGGAATACACCCTGGCCTGGACCGGCTCGGCCTATCAGGAAAAGGCCGCCCAGGGCTCCTCGGCCCTGGTCTTCGCCATGGGCATCGTCATGGTCATCCTGATCCTGGCCGCCCAGTACGAACGCTGGACCCTGCCCTTTGCCGTGGTCATGGCCGTGCCGTTTGCCCTATTTGGGGCCATCGCCGCCGTCTATGGCCGGGACCTGAGCAACGACATCTACTTCCAGATCGCCCTGGTGACGCTTATTGGCCTGGCCGCGAAAAATGCCATCCTCATCGTGGAATTCGCGGTGCTGGAGGTCAAGGCCGGCAAGGCCCTGGCCGAGGCGGCGCTGTCGGCGGCCAAGCTGCGCTTTCGGCCCATCATCATGACCTCGCTGGCCTTTATCCTCGGCTGCCTGCCCCTGGCCGTGTCCACGGGCGCAGGCGCCAACAGCCGCCACGCCATCGGCACCGGCGTCATCGGCGGCATGCTCGGGGCGACCATCATCGCGCCGTTTTTCATCCCGGTCTTTTTCAAGCTCATCATGGGGCTTGGGGCCTGGGTGCAACAAATAACCGGGAAACATGTTGCCAAGGAGCAAAAAGCAGACTAA